From Oceanipulchritudo coccoides, the proteins below share one genomic window:
- the hrpA gene encoding ATP-dependent RNA helicase HrpA, whose product MKGRPPLQVRYPEELPIAIHRKEIIELIQSNQVVVIAGETGSGKTTQIPKMCLDAGLAEKGKIACTQPRRVAALSISRRIAEELGVDWGAEVGAKIRFTDKTRRDTLIKVMTDGMLLTEIQGDSDLREYSVIIVDEAHERSLNIDFLLGYLKELLKRRRDLKIVITSATIDTKAFSEAFDGAPILEVSGRLYPVETIYAPIDELLEEAGEMTYVDGVVRGIELILDWNRPGDVLVFLPGEKDIREVRDMLEKRGFNHLEILPLFGRLSGQDQDRIFKSSRFRKVILSTNIAETSITIPGIRFVVDSGLARVSRYSTHTHTRRLPIEKVAQSSANQRKGRAGRLSEGVCLRLYSEQDFLSRPEFGTPEILRSNLADVILRMIAFRIGDIRTFPFIEPPAERSIRSGFELLVQLGALDKEHQLTPLGRKLAHLPADPTVGRMLLEANREGCVSELLVIAAGLSIQDPRERPMDLAKDADAMHRKFQHPESDFLTLLNIWNSYHEEMDRLSQNQLRKFCKSHFLSYLRMREWRDIHHQLERTLKEVRSFRENAEPAEYDQIHRALLSGLLSGIGQLEEANHYRATRNRKVMIFPGSGLFKKTARKSAKKKKPDAAEEKKISFKWILCAEFMETNRLYARTVARIDPNWILRIGSHVLTHKYTEPFYEEKNERVLVRERILLYGLEVATKKTAYLQVDARAATEIFIREALVEGRLLSKVPFHEANQRLLESVRDQQTRLRKGTGWALDEKLYEFYARRLERVGSYGDLRAFLRDQHGGKDDALRITENDLLQESELEKELNAFPDVADLKGLRLDLEYAYKPGEDEDGATLKIPVEEFESVEPGLIDWAVPGYICKRVEYLLRSLPKEMRKQLFPMADVSQELALKVSAEKGSLVEQLTELLWESRKVRVRKDDWSDEAVPEYLRPRVEVIDRKKKTVASGRNWQEVSQQYEQAVRSSFEKGEGREQLQIWKDGQAKFEADRVHPDSFPDLPLEIVLGDIAGLPVKAFPGLESGKNGVALKLYPDLATASRATRKGFPELCAEGLGRDLGWLERDLQKEVKRVALGFSFLMDSKALAADSLSLITRDLLAFAEPLPLQRDKVERVIAQARGKMKGLVPRYVDLLETIIGKRDKVLRLLQTSSPWEIELNALVHPKFLRELNLARLHQYPRYLEALTLRIQRARQNPAKDAEKAKPLIRFIQRYQTLKAPALEKRHLRWLLEEFKVQVFAQELGTSDKVSSKIIESAFRALEDQAGRKA is encoded by the coding sequence ATGAAAGGGCGCCCTCCATTGCAGGTTCGGTATCCCGAGGAACTTCCGATTGCGATTCACCGGAAGGAGATCATCGAGCTGATTCAATCGAACCAGGTGGTTGTCATAGCCGGCGAGACCGGATCCGGCAAGACAACGCAGATTCCCAAGATGTGCCTTGATGCCGGCTTGGCTGAGAAGGGTAAAATTGCCTGTACACAGCCGCGTCGCGTTGCCGCCTTGTCCATCTCCCGACGAATTGCCGAGGAACTGGGTGTCGATTGGGGTGCCGAAGTCGGAGCAAAAATCCGTTTCACTGACAAGACCCGGCGGGACACGCTAATTAAAGTCATGACCGACGGGATGCTCCTGACGGAAATTCAGGGCGATTCCGATTTGCGCGAATACAGCGTGATCATTGTCGATGAGGCACACGAGCGCAGCCTGAACATTGATTTCCTGCTCGGTTACCTGAAGGAACTGTTGAAGCGTCGGCGGGACTTGAAGATCGTGATCACCTCGGCGACAATTGATACCAAGGCCTTCTCGGAGGCGTTTGACGGTGCACCGATCCTCGAAGTCAGCGGGCGCTTGTATCCCGTCGAGACAATCTATGCCCCAATCGATGAGTTGCTGGAAGAAGCGGGGGAGATGACTTATGTCGACGGGGTTGTCCGGGGAATTGAATTGATACTCGACTGGAACCGGCCCGGGGATGTCCTCGTCTTCCTTCCCGGGGAAAAGGACATTCGAGAAGTGCGGGACATGCTTGAGAAACGCGGCTTTAACCACCTTGAGATTTTGCCCTTGTTTGGTCGCCTGTCTGGTCAGGATCAGGACAGGATTTTCAAGAGTTCCCGTTTTCGCAAAGTCATTCTATCCACTAACATTGCCGAAACTTCCATCACCATTCCGGGAATCCGTTTTGTAGTGGACAGCGGTCTCGCCCGGGTGAGCCGTTACAGCACGCATACGCATACGCGTCGCCTTCCAATCGAGAAGGTTGCCCAGAGTTCGGCCAACCAGCGGAAGGGGCGGGCCGGCCGTCTCAGTGAAGGGGTTTGCCTGCGCCTGTACAGTGAACAGGATTTCCTGTCCCGTCCTGAATTTGGAACCCCGGAAATCCTGCGAAGTAACCTTGCCGATGTCATACTCCGGATGATCGCCTTTCGTATTGGAGATATCAGGACATTTCCGTTCATTGAACCGCCGGCGGAGCGGTCCATACGCTCGGGCTTCGAATTGCTCGTGCAGCTGGGCGCCCTGGACAAGGAACATCAGCTGACTCCGCTCGGTCGCAAGTTGGCTCATCTCCCCGCAGATCCAACTGTTGGGAGAATGCTCTTGGAGGCAAACAGGGAGGGCTGTGTCAGTGAGCTGCTTGTCATTGCGGCCGGGCTGAGTATCCAGGATCCACGGGAACGACCTATGGACCTTGCCAAGGATGCAGACGCCATGCACAGGAAGTTCCAGCATCCAGAATCTGATTTCCTGACTCTCTTGAATATCTGGAACAGTTACCACGAGGAGATGGATCGCCTGAGCCAGAACCAGCTGCGCAAATTCTGCAAATCGCATTTTCTGTCCTATTTGCGGATGCGCGAATGGCGGGACATACATCATCAACTGGAACGGACCTTGAAGGAGGTCCGATCATTCCGTGAAAACGCGGAGCCTGCCGAGTATGACCAGATTCACCGCGCTTTGTTGAGTGGCCTATTGTCCGGGATCGGGCAACTTGAGGAAGCCAATCATTACCGTGCCACAAGAAACCGGAAGGTCATGATTTTCCCGGGCTCAGGACTTTTCAAGAAGACTGCCCGCAAGTCTGCCAAAAAGAAGAAGCCTGATGCTGCGGAGGAAAAGAAGATTTCGTTCAAGTGGATTCTCTGCGCGGAGTTCATGGAAACAAACCGTCTCTATGCGCGGACGGTGGCCCGCATCGACCCCAATTGGATTCTACGAATTGGATCACATGTACTGACTCACAAATACACGGAACCATTCTACGAGGAAAAGAACGAACGCGTCCTCGTCCGTGAGCGAATCCTCTTGTATGGACTGGAGGTGGCAACGAAGAAGACCGCCTACCTGCAGGTGGATGCGCGGGCCGCGACGGAGATCTTCATCAGGGAAGCCCTTGTTGAAGGGCGTCTTTTGTCCAAGGTTCCCTTCCATGAAGCAAATCAGCGCCTGCTCGAATCTGTTCGGGATCAGCAAACGCGCCTGCGGAAAGGAACCGGTTGGGCCCTTGATGAGAAATTGTATGAGTTCTATGCCCGTCGATTGGAGCGGGTTGGATCGTATGGAGACCTGAGGGCCTTTTTACGCGATCAGCATGGCGGGAAAGATGACGCGTTGCGGATTACCGAGAATGATCTTCTTCAGGAAAGTGAACTGGAGAAGGAATTGAATGCGTTTCCGGATGTAGCGGACTTGAAGGGGCTTCGTCTTGATCTGGAATACGCCTACAAACCCGGTGAAGACGAGGACGGGGCAACTCTCAAGATCCCCGTGGAGGAATTTGAATCGGTCGAACCGGGCCTGATTGACTGGGCGGTTCCCGGATACATCTGCAAGCGGGTTGAATACCTTTTGCGCAGCCTTCCAAAAGAAATGCGGAAGCAGCTATTCCCGATGGCGGACGTGTCTCAGGAGCTGGCCCTGAAGGTTTCCGCGGAGAAGGGATCGCTCGTGGAGCAGTTGACGGAGTTGTTGTGGGAGTCCCGGAAAGTCCGTGTCCGCAAGGATGATTGGTCGGATGAGGCTGTGCCAGAATACCTGCGGCCGCGCGTTGAGGTGATTGACAGGAAGAAGAAAACTGTTGCTTCCGGACGCAACTGGCAGGAAGTGAGCCAGCAATACGAGCAGGCTGTCCGCAGCAGTTTTGAAAAAGGCGAGGGAAGGGAGCAGCTCCAGATATGGAAAGACGGTCAGGCAAAATTTGAAGCAGATCGCGTTCATCCTGATTCGTTCCCCGACTTGCCGCTGGAAATTGTTCTTGGGGACATTGCCGGGCTGCCGGTGAAAGCCTTTCCCGGGCTTGAATCCGGAAAGAACGGAGTGGCCCTGAAACTGTATCCGGATTTGGCTACAGCATCACGAGCAACTCGAAAGGGATTTCCGGAATTATGTGCTGAAGGACTTGGCCGCGACCTTGGCTGGCTGGAGCGTGATTTGCAAAAGGAGGTCAAACGTGTCGCCCTTGGCTTTTCTTTCCTGATGGATTCAAAAGCCCTCGCTGCCGATTCCTTGTCATTGATTACCCGGGACTTGCTGGCCTTTGCCGAGCCGCTTCCCCTGCAACGGGACAAGGTTGAAAGAGTCATTGCCCAGGCCCGTGGAAAGATGAAGGGTCTCGTCCCGCGATATGTCGATTTGCTCGAAACCATAATCGGGAAGCGCGATAAGGTTCTCCGGCTATTGCAGACGTCTTCACCGTGGGAAATTGAACTGAATGCGCTTGTTCATCCAAAGTTTCTCCGTGAACTCAATCTGGCTCGGCTACATCAGTACCCGCGCTATCTGGAAGCGCTTACGCTGAGGATTCAACGGGCCCGCCAGAATCCCGCCAAGGATGCGGAAAAAGCCAAGCCCCTGATCCGCTTTATCCAGCGTTATCAAACCTTGAAGGCTCCAGCGTTGGAGAAACGCCACCTGCGTTGGCTTCTTGAGGAATTCAAGGTACAGGTTTTCGCCCAGGAGCTTGGGACATCCGACAAGGTCTCAAGCAAGATTATCGAGAGCGCATTTCGGGCTCTCGAGGATCAGGCGGGGCGCAAGGCGTAG